The proteins below are encoded in one region of Syntrophorhabdales bacterium:
- a CDS encoding efflux RND transporter periplasmic adaptor subunit codes for MADEDLSRLKIAKTKAAPVPSRKRRAWRYGIAGLVLLSAIFLYTAGVLRPATEVQVASVVQVYPSQGLTILNASGYVVAQRKSALASKVTGRLVWLGVEEGSRIKKGEVIARLESKDVEAAERQARANLNNARANLDSARAELNDATLALNRNKELVGKGLIAQADYDTVFARYQKAVAGAAAAEAAVRAATAALEAAKVAIEYTQIRAPFDGVVLTKNADVGDIVTPIGAAANAKSAVVTIADMDSLRVEADVSESNLEKVKVGQPCEIQLDALPETRFRGEVHMIVPTADRTKATVLVKVRFLDKDERVLPEMSAKVAFLSRPVTSGEEKPRTAVSKGAIARKSGADVLYVVSGGRVTEKPVRLGGNIGDMVEVLEGVSAGERVVLNPSPALRSGLPVKIAVK; via the coding sequence GTGGCTGACGAGGACCTTTCCCGGCTCAAAATAGCCAAGACGAAAGCCGCTCCCGTTCCTTCAAGGAAGCGGAGGGCCTGGCGATATGGTATCGCCGGTCTCGTTCTGCTTTCTGCGATTTTCCTGTATACTGCGGGCGTGCTCAGGCCGGCGACCGAAGTTCAGGTGGCCAGCGTGGTCCAGGTCTATCCATCCCAGGGACTCACCATTCTGAACGCCAGCGGGTACGTGGTGGCGCAGCGCAAATCGGCACTCGCCTCAAAGGTAACGGGACGTCTTGTCTGGCTCGGCGTGGAGGAGGGGAGCAGGATAAAAAAGGGCGAGGTGATTGCGCGTCTGGAGAGTAAGGATGTGGAGGCGGCTGAACGGCAGGCCCGGGCGAACCTCAACAACGCGCGGGCCAATCTCGATTCTGCGAGGGCGGAACTGAACGACGCCACACTCGCGCTGAATCGTAACAAGGAGCTTGTCGGTAAGGGTCTTATCGCACAGGCGGATTACGACACTGTCTTTGCACGGTACCAGAAGGCGGTTGCGGGAGCGGCTGCCGCAGAAGCGGCTGTACGGGCTGCCACTGCTGCGCTGGAAGCTGCAAAGGTGGCAATCGAATACACACAGATTCGGGCGCCTTTTGACGGGGTAGTGCTGACAAAGAATGCTGATGTCGGCGACATCGTGACCCCGATAGGCGCCGCTGCCAATGCCAAGTCTGCAGTAGTGACCATCGCCGATATGGATTCGCTGCGCGTAGAGGCGGATGTTTCCGAGTCTAACCTTGAGAAGGTGAAGGTGGGCCAACCGTGCGAGATTCAGCTCGACGCACTGCCGGAGACACGCTTTCGCGGTGAAGTGCACATGATTGTGCCTACCGCAGACCGCACCAAGGCAACGGTGCTGGTGAAAGTGAGATTCCTCGACAAGGACGAGCGGGTCTTGCCGGAGATGAGTGCCAAGGTTGCCTTCCTGTCAAGGCCTGTCACCAGCGGAGAAGAGAAGCCGCGCACGGCCGTGAGCAAGGGCGCTATCGCCCGAAAAAGCGGTGCAGACGTGCTCTACGTGGTCTCAGGCGGTCGCGTGACGGAAAAGCCGGTGCGGTTGGGAGGGAACATCGGCGACATGGTGGAAGTCCTCGAAGGCGTGAGCGCCGGCGAGCGTGTCGTGCTCAACCCCTCTCCGGCACTCAGGAGCGGCCTACCCGTAAAGATCGCGGTAAAATAA
- a CDS encoding ABC transporter ATP-binding protein: MEPKEPIVDIRHVTKSYARGTRSVQVLTDITFDIDEGEFLALMGPSGSGKSTLLNLIAGIDKADSGTIVVAGVDITVLSETELAAWRAAHVGFIFQFYNLIPVLTAFENVELPLLLTNLSRKERREHVELALSIVNLSDRTDHRPSQLSGGEQQRVAIARAVVTDPDILVADEPTGDLDRASAEEVLTLMDRLSHESGKTIIMVTHDPKAAERAHKVRRLEKGFLNDVHSQTAP; the protein is encoded by the coding sequence TTGGAACCGAAAGAGCCTATCGTTGACATCAGGCATGTGACGAAGTCGTACGCGAGAGGAACGCGGAGCGTGCAGGTGCTCACCGATATTACGTTCGATATCGACGAAGGTGAATTTCTTGCCCTCATGGGCCCTTCCGGCTCGGGCAAGAGTACGCTTCTCAACCTGATCGCGGGAATAGATAAGGCAGACAGCGGAACCATAGTCGTAGCGGGCGTTGACATCACCGTGCTTTCAGAAACGGAACTCGCGGCCTGGCGAGCAGCGCACGTGGGCTTTATCTTTCAGTTCTACAATCTTATCCCGGTGCTCACCGCGTTCGAGAATGTGGAACTCCCGTTGCTGCTGACGAATCTTTCCCGGAAAGAGCGGCGGGAACACGTAGAGTTGGCGCTCTCGATCGTCAATCTGTCTGACCGGACGGATCATCGTCCTTCTCAGCTCTCGGGCGGCGAGCAGCAACGTGTTGCGATAGCGAGGGCAGTCGTAACCGATCCCGATATACTGGTGGCAGACGAGCCCACGGGTGATCTGGACCGTGCCTCGGCAGAAGAGGTGCTTACGCTCATGGACAGGCTCAGTCACGAGTCGGGTAAGACGATCATCATGGTTACCCATGATCCGAAGGCTGCAGAGAGGGCGCACAAAGTGAGGCGCCTTGAAAAAGGCTTCTTGAACGATGTTCATTCTCAAACTGCTCCTTAA
- a CDS encoding FtsX-like permease family protein: MFILKLLLKNAFRHKLRTGLTILGITIAVLAFGLLRTVITTWYMGVEASSANRLWTRNAVSLVFSLPISYKEKIRQVDGVKFVSHATWFGGVYVDEKNFFANFAVDPETYMDAMSEYYVPPEERKSLLRDRKGAIAGRKLANRFGWKIGDTIVLKGTIYPGTWEFVLRGIYRGTRKDADETVFFFQWDYLNETLKKTAPSRADQVGAFIEVVKDSNAAAAVASRIDATFKNSLAETLTETEKAFVLGFISMSETIITAIQLVSLVVIAIILAVVGNTMAMTARERIGEYAVLKTLGFGGWRIAGLIVGESLVITCSGCLVGILLSFPTANAFGKALEQYFPAFNVTLKTIYLDIGASLIVAFIAAIIPTWRAIKTPIADGLRRIG; the protein is encoded by the coding sequence ATGTTCATTCTCAAACTGCTCCTTAAGAATGCCTTCCGCCACAAGCTGCGCACGGGTCTTACGATTCTCGGCATCACCATAGCCGTGCTCGCCTTCGGGCTCCTGCGTACCGTTATCACCACATGGTACATGGGCGTCGAAGCTTCATCCGCAAACAGGCTCTGGACCAGAAACGCGGTCTCGCTCGTTTTCAGTCTTCCAATTTCGTACAAGGAAAAGATCCGCCAGGTGGATGGAGTAAAGTTCGTTTCCCACGCCACGTGGTTTGGAGGCGTTTATGTAGATGAGAAGAATTTCTTTGCCAATTTCGCGGTGGACCCGGAAACTTACATGGATGCCATGTCTGAGTACTACGTCCCTCCTGAGGAACGCAAGTCGCTCCTTCGTGACCGGAAAGGGGCCATTGCGGGGAGGAAACTCGCGAACCGTTTCGGATGGAAGATCGGCGACACCATTGTTCTGAAAGGCACGATCTACCCGGGCACTTGGGAATTCGTGCTGCGCGGCATATACCGCGGCACAAGAAAGGACGCTGATGAGACGGTCTTTTTCTTTCAATGGGACTACCTCAATGAGACCCTTAAGAAGACAGCACCCTCCAGGGCGGATCAGGTGGGTGCATTCATTGAAGTGGTGAAGGATTCGAATGCGGCTGCAGCCGTAGCTTCGCGTATAGATGCCACGTTCAAGAACTCCCTTGCAGAGACCCTTACAGAGACGGAGAAGGCGTTCGTGCTTGGCTTCATCTCCATGAGCGAGACGATTATCACGGCCATCCAACTTGTCTCACTGGTAGTGATCGCCATCATCCTCGCTGTCGTGGGGAATACCATGGCCATGACAGCAAGAGAGCGTATCGGTGAGTATGCTGTTCTAAAGACGCTCGGCTTCGGAGGCTGGCGCATTGCCGGCCTGATCGTAGGCGAGTCACTGGTGATCACGTGTTCAGGCTGTCTCGTAGGTATCCTGCTCAGCTTTCCGACAGCGAACGCGTTCGGCAAGGCCTTGGAACAGTATTTCCCTGCCTTCAACGTGACTCTCAAGACAATCTATCTCGACATCGGTGCGTCTCTAATCGTCGCCTTCATCGCTGCGATAATTCCCACCTGGAGGGCGATCAAGACGCCAATTGCTGACGGTTTGAGAAGGATCGGCTGA
- a CDS encoding ABC transporter permease produces the protein MSVPLSYSFRNLWTRRLTTVLTASGMALVVFVFTSILMLAQGLQTTLVETGSFDNVIAIRKGSGTEVQSGIDRMQASILETEPEVATGSGGQRLVAKEVVVLITLPKRGSDKPSNVTIRGVSVTSLALRPQVRIVEGRMPQPGSSEVMAGQSMTKRFKAGSIGETLRFGMRDWTIVGIFDAGNTGFSSEVWGDVDQLMQAFRRPVYSSVLFKLYDASLFDQVKARIEKDPRLTVEVKRENGYYLDQSEMMAKFLRILGISLTVIFSLGAIIGAMITMYAAVATRTTEIGTLRALGFRRRNILAAFLFEALLLGFLGGGFGLALASLMQFITVSTVNFQTFSELAFRFTMTARIALSAIGFAAVMGFIGGFLPALRASRMNIVEALRAS, from the coding sequence GTGAGTGTGCCGTTATCGTACAGTTTTCGCAACCTGTGGACCAGGCGGCTTACGACAGTGCTGACAGCCTCGGGCATGGCCCTGGTGGTTTTCGTCTTCACGTCGATACTCATGCTTGCGCAAGGCCTCCAGACAACGCTTGTGGAGACAGGCTCCTTCGACAATGTGATCGCCATTCGAAAAGGTTCGGGCACCGAAGTACAGAGCGGCATCGATCGCATGCAGGCCTCAATCCTCGAAACCGAACCCGAGGTGGCTACGGGCTCTGGCGGACAGAGGCTCGTTGCCAAAGAGGTGGTGGTGCTCATAACGCTTCCCAAGAGGGGAAGCGACAAGCCGTCTAACGTGACGATACGGGGCGTGAGCGTCACATCTCTGGCTCTGAGGCCCCAGGTGCGGATCGTTGAAGGACGCATGCCGCAACCGGGGTCATCGGAGGTCATGGCAGGGCAGAGTATGACGAAGCGCTTCAAGGCAGGCAGTATCGGAGAAACGCTCCGCTTTGGCATGCGTGATTGGACCATAGTCGGTATTTTTGATGCGGGAAATACCGGGTTCAGCTCCGAGGTGTGGGGCGACGTGGACCAGCTCATGCAGGCATTTCGTCGGCCGGTCTACTCATCCGTGCTTTTTAAACTTTACGACGCATCCCTGTTTGATCAGGTCAAGGCGCGCATTGAGAAAGATCCGCGACTCACGGTCGAGGTCAAGCGCGAGAACGGCTACTATCTCGATCAGTCCGAAATGATGGCCAAGTTCCTGCGTATTCTCGGCATCTCACTCACCGTCATATTTTCACTTGGGGCCATTATCGGTGCCATGATCACAATGTACGCCGCGGTAGCTACCCGGACAACGGAGATTGGCACCCTGCGCGCCTTGGGATTTCGCAGAAGGAACATCCTCGCGGCTTTTCTCTTCGAGGCTCTGCTTCTGGGATTTCTCGGCGGAGGTTTTGGCCTCGCCCTCGCCTCGCTGATGCAATTCATTACCGTCTCCACGGTGAATTTTCAGACATTCTCCGAACTGGCCTTTCGATTCACGATGACAGCACGTATCGCTCTGAGCGCGATTGGATTTGCAGCAGTCATGGGGTTCATCGGTGGCTTTTTGCCGGCCCTGCGCGCATCGAGGATGAACATAGTTGAGGCCCTTCGTGCGAGCTAG
- a CDS encoding response regulator, which translates to MEKKRILFADDDLTLGGITKLSLEHCGYEVRTVRNGQEALRAFATSPCAFDLVILDQEMPDLKGTEVAEKLTSLRPGMPILLYTGCQDSDLTAVAQAAGITDIAVKSLAIEDLLHMVDKAFNFKEAPQEYSGLPI; encoded by the coding sequence CTGGAGAAGAAGCGGATCCTGTTTGCAGATGATGACCTCACCTTGGGAGGCATAACGAAATTATCTCTGGAGCACTGCGGCTATGAGGTGAGAACAGTTCGGAACGGCCAGGAAGCCTTGCGGGCTTTTGCCACAAGTCCCTGCGCCTTTGACCTCGTTATACTGGACCAGGAAATGCCGGACCTGAAGGGCACAGAGGTCGCAGAAAAGCTGACCAGCCTTCGTCCCGGTATGCCTATACTCCTTTACACCGGCTGCCAGGACAGCGACCTGACGGCCGTGGCCCAAGCGGCTGGTATCACGGACATTGCTGTTAAGTCGCTGGCAATTGAAGACCTGCTGCACATGGTTGACAAGGCGTTCAACTTCAAAGAGGCGCCCCAGGAGTACAGCGGCCTGCCAATATAA
- a CDS encoding helix-turn-helix domain-containing protein, whose translation MDKLYTVSETAQLLHISRGNLYRLVSEGKLTPLKLGKRTLFSEQELEAFIEDLKKARRSNNP comes from the coding sequence ATGGACAAGCTGTACACGGTAAGTGAAACAGCTCAGCTCCTCCATATATCCCGTGGCAATCTCTACCGCCTCGTTTCAGAAGGCAAGCTGACGCCACTTAAGCTGGGCAAAAGAACTCTTTTCTCAGAACAGGAGTTGGAAGCCTTCATCGAAGATCTTAAGAAGGCCCGCCGGAGCAACAACCCGTAG
- a CDS encoding 4-oxalocrotonate tautomerase: MPIIQVNILEGRTVDQKRKFVADVTEAVVKSLGVKPDTVRIIIHEMAKHEYAIAGVLVSDKE; this comes from the coding sequence GTGCCCATCATCCAGGTGAATATTCTTGAGGGAAGAACAGTGGATCAGAAAAGAAAGTTCGTCGCGGACGTCACGGAGGCGGTGGTCAAGAGCCTCGGCGTGAAACCGGACACAGTCCGCATCATCATTCACGAGATGGCCAAGCACGAGTATGCCATCGCTGGCGTGCTGGTCTCTGACAAAGAATAA